CAGCGAGCATTATAATTTTTAGCCAAAAATCGAAGATTAGAGTTTAGCCGAAACTGACCGTAGGGAATTTCGGTAAACTCCTGAGATTTTTGGCGGTGCTCAAAGAAGATATTCCCTTCGGGAATACTTCCATAGGGGTTTCACCCCTCTGGCGTTCACCAAATGTCCACCGGACATTTGCTTCTCTGTCACCCCTTAGGGGAAATCAGATTATTTCCCCCAAACCCCCTAATCCGCATCCCGATTGTTATCGGGATGCTTACAAAAAATTGTCAGCGAGCGAACCAAATCCCGAGCTACTTCTTTTCTTTCTTTCGCTGGGTGATTTTTATTATTTCCTTATCCAACTCACTAATTGCGGAATATCCCTCTCTTCTTAGTCGCTGATTCATAGCTGCTACCTCAATAATCCTCGCTATGTTCCTTCCAGGACGAATCGGGATTACTAATTCCGGAACATTAACTTCCAGAATCGTTGTATATTTCTGGTCGAAACCAAGTAGTTCGTACTCTTTGATTTTGTCCCACTCTTCAAGTCTAATTACCAGATCGATTTTTGCCGAATTTCTTACCGTACTTGCTCCAAACAATTTTTCAACATCTATTATTCCCAGTCCTTGGACTTCTAAATAGTAGCGGATCGGTTCCTTGGCAAAGCCAATAAGAATGTTGCCCCTACGCTGTTTAATTCCTACTACTTCTCCAGCAATTAAACGATGTCCTCTATCGATAAGTTCCAGGGCACACTCGCTTTTGCCAATGCCAGTCACTCCTAATATCAAAATCCCAAGACCGTAAACTTCAACCATCACTCCTTGAACAGATTTAGTGAGTGTAAGTCTATCCTCTAAAAAAGGCGAAAGGCGATTTACGAATGTAGAAATAGAAATGGAGGTTCTAAAGACCGGAATTTTCGCTTTCTGCGCCATTTTTATAAATTCTTGAGGAGGAGCAAAATTGCTGGTAACAATAAAACATGGGATTCCCTTGGAGAAGATCCCGCTTAACACAGTGGCTTTTCCCTTGATGTCTAACTTCTTTAAATAATCTAGTTCTTCCCGGTCTAAAATCTGGAGTTGACCAGGAGGTAAAATATCTGCCTCGCCAGATAACGCAAGGCCAAGACGATGAACTTCCCAGCTGGTTATTTTCCGATTTAAACCTTCCTTTCCAGCCACAAGCTGCAAATTTAACTCTGCCTTTTTCTGTTTAAGTAATTCTTCAACCAGAAGCTTTACCATTGTGAACTGACCTCTTATTTGTTCACCATTGCACTAACTAATATGCATCTTCTTCCTTGATAATTTTAACTACTTCACTTGGGACTTTTGCTTCTCGTAGTGCCTGGCGAAAGAACTTATCCTTAAGAAGCCGGGATATTTTTGCCAATACTTTCAGATGCATCCCTGCCGAGTCTTGGGGAGCGATCAGGAGAAAAATTATATATACCTTTTCTCCATCTAAAGCATCAAATTCTATTCCCTTTCTGGATGTAGCAAATGCACAGACGATTTCTGTTACTTTATCTGTTTTAGCATGGGGAATTGCTACCCCCTGTCCAATCCCGGTGGAACCTAATTTTTCTCTATCCAATAGAGCCTGAAGTATTTTTTCTTTTGCATTTTCTTTTATCCTCTTGGCAACCACCAACTTATCAATTAACTCTTTCAGCGTCTCTTTCTTTTTGATTGCTTGTAAATCTACTTCAATGGCCTCTTTGCAAAGAAACCCCATAATCTTCATCTTTTTCTCCTCCTATGCAGAATGGTCTTTTTTTTCATTATTTTTGCTTTATAATTAAACTACATTTTAATAATTTTGTCAATTACCAGAATTTTCTGGAGTAGCGAAACTTGTTTCGCATTAACGCACCGCAAGCGGTGCTACTCCAATTTTCTACTCCTAAGACGCAGGCTGAAGCCTGCGACTACGTTTTTACATCTTGAATTTTTCGCCTAAGTAAACTTTGCGCGCTTCTTCTGATTCCAACAACTCTTTAGCAGTTCCCGAGAGCAAAATTCTTCCCTCATACATAATATAGGCTCTATCGATGATTTCCAGTGTCTCTCTAACATTATGGTCTGTAATCAGCACTCCCAATCCATTATTTTTGAGCCGGGCAACAATCTGTTGAATTTCCACGGTGGTTATGGGATCAATGCCTACAAATGGTTCATCCAAAAGAATGTATTGAGGAGTGGTTACCAGGGCTCGGGAAATCTCTACCCTTCTCTTTTCTCCTCCGGATAGTAAGCAGGCCTTATTTTCTGCTAAATGTTCCACTCCCAACTCTCGAAGTAGACTTTTCAATTTTTCTTTCTTTTCGGACTGAGTTAGTTTGGTTGTCTCCAAAATAGCCTCTATGTTTTTCCTGACTGAAAGTCGCCTGAATATGGAAGGTTCCTGGGATAAATAACCAATCCCTTGCCTGGCTCGCTTATACATCGGTAACTCTGTTATGTCCCTTCCCTCCAAGAATATCCTGCCTTTGTCGGGACGAAGGAGGCCCACAATCATATAAAAGGTAGTTGTTTTACCAGCCCCGTTTGGACCAAGCAGACCTACAATTTCACCCGGGTTTATTTCTATTTCTACATCATCAACAATTTTGCGATGTGAATATGTTTTAACCAGACCACTTGCTAATAAGCTCATTTTCCACCATTCAATAGAAATATTTTGTCGCGTAGGGGCGACCTTTATGGTCGCCCAGGGGCTTTATGCCCGCCCCGTAAAAATCCTCATGGGGGAATTTCTAACGGAACGCCCATAAAGGGCTACACTACCGGTTTTTGGGGTAGATAGATGCCTTTACATTTCCTTCCATAATGATTCTTTGTTCATCGATAAACATAGTAATGATTTCTGCCGAGTAGTTAGCCTTTGCTTGTTCGTTATCCTGGTAAATACAGGGAGAACCTCCGGATAGAACAATTTTTTTTATTTCATAATCGTAGTCAAGAATCTCACCTGTAGCCGTTATTTCTCCGTGTTCTACCCTGGCATCACCCTGTACATGAACTTTTTTCCCATTGTCCAATAACTTTATTACTTCTCCTTCCATTTTTATTCTGTCTTCGGGATTCTCCTCATCGATTCGGATGAGCTCTGGATTGCCAGTTAAAGTACTCTTCTTGCTGTCCACATTGTAAGTTAATCGGTCAGAAAAGGCTTCCAGTTTTATAGATTCTTCTGGATAGGCTATAAGATGGACATTCCCTTTTCCTACTATATAGTTCTTTTTCTCATAATGTTCCATTATATCGGAAGTTATTACATCTTTTTTCCTAACCAATTTTACGTTCCCAAGAAAACGGGTGATTTCCCCTCTTCCCAATACTTCCATCCTCTCTCCTGTAATATTCACTGGCTGTTTGGGCTTCTCAGCAAAAACTGCGCTTACAAAAATGAATGGCAAAAAAAGTAGAATACTCTTTTTCATGTTATTCTGATGATTTATGAATTACTCTTACGTTCTTTTTTATAACAATTTTTTCCAACCCTGGATCTGACTCTAATCCCTGCCCGGTGATTATTGTGTCACCCTTTTCCTGGCGAACAAAATCATCAGTAACTATTTTCTTTCGCTGGGTATCCCACTTCAGGCTTTCTGTCTTTAGCGTTATTCCTTCTTCTTCAGAAGTAACTACTACGTCTCCCCTCACTTCCATATCGCCTGATGGAGAACGAAGTTCCCCTTCCCTGGCAGTTAGAATAGAAGTAATTTTCCCCTGGTCATAAAACCTAATTTTGAGTTTTTGTACAATTGTCCTTTCTTCTCTCTTATAAATTTCCGCTCTATCTGCCTCCAACTCCCATTCCTTTTCTCCCTGATTTGTGTGGGTGAGGGTAAAATTTTCTATGGCCTGGTCAGGAAAAGATTTTTTGTCAGAAATTTTTGGTTTTTCTGGTTTCTCTTTTCCACAACTTGATAAACTAATAATAATAAGAAAAGTAAATACCCAGAAAAAATTCTTCTTCGCCATAATGTTGTCGTTCATTTATTACAATACTCTCCAGTAGCCTTTTCCCATTTC
This bacterium DNA region includes the following protein-coding sequences:
- the hprK gene encoding HPr(Ser) kinase/phosphatase — translated: MVKLLVEELLKQKKAELNLQLVAGKEGLNRKITSWEVHRLGLALSGEADILPPGQLQILDREELDYLKKLDIKGKATVLSGIFSKGIPCFIVTSNFAPPQEFIKMAQKAKIPVFRTSISISTFVNRLSPFLEDRLTLTKSVQGVMVEVYGLGILILGVTGIGKSECALELIDRGHRLIAGEVVGIKQRRGNILIGFAKEPIRYYLEVQGLGIIDVEKLFGASTVRNSAKIDLVIRLEEWDKIKEYELLGFDQKYTTILEVNVPELVIPIRPGRNIARIIEVAAMNQRLRREGYSAISELDKEIIKITQRKKEKK
- a CDS encoding PTS sugar transporter subunit IIA — translated: MKIMGFLCKEAIEVDLQAIKKKETLKELIDKLVVAKRIKENAKEKILQALLDREKLGSTGIGQGVAIPHAKTDKVTEIVCAFATSRKGIEFDALDGEKVYIIFLLIAPQDSAGMHLKVLAKISRLLKDKFFRQALREAKVPSEVVKIIKEEDAY
- the lptB gene encoding LPS export ABC transporter ATP-binding protein gives rise to the protein MSLLASGLVKTYSHRKIVDDVEIEINPGEIVGLLGPNGAGKTTTFYMIVGLLRPDKGRIFLEGRDITELPMYKRARQGIGYLSQEPSIFRRLSVRKNIEAILETTKLTQSEKKEKLKSLLRELGVEHLAENKACLLSGGEKRRVEISRALVTTPQYILLDEPFVGIDPITTVEIQQIVARLKNNGLGVLITDHNVRETLEIIDRAYIMYEGRILLSGTAKELLESEEARKVYLGEKFKM
- a CDS encoding LptA/OstA family protein: MKKSILLFLPFIFVSAVFAEKPKQPVNITGERMEVLGRGEITRFLGNVKLVRKKDVITSDIMEHYEKKNYIVGKGNVHLIAYPEESIKLEAFSDRLTYNVDSKKSTLTGNPELIRIDEENPEDRIKMEGEVIKLLDNGKKVHVQGDARVEHGEITATGEILDYDYEIKKIVLSGGSPCIYQDNEQAKANYSAEIITMFIDEQRIIMEGNVKASIYPKNR
- the lptC gene encoding LPS export ABC transporter periplasmic protein LptC; this translates as MNDNIMAKKNFFWVFTFLIIISLSSCGKEKPEKPKISDKKSFPDQAIENFTLTHTNQGEKEWELEADRAEIYKREERTIVQKLKIRFYDQGKITSILTAREGELRSPSGDMEVRGDVVVTSEEEGITLKTESLKWDTQRKKIVTDDFVRQEKGDTIITGQGLESDPGLEKIVIKKNVRVIHKSSE